From the bacterium genome, one window contains:
- a CDS encoding methyltransferase domain-containing protein, with translation MHEEYLASGFADVDARPNVETYTGCLRMLDSLPYYRRCKRQSYDLLRIGPGSTILDAGCGLGDDVFRMASLAAPGGSVIGIDTSADMIVLAQSRSRGKNGICFCRADAGRMPFSDGSFSRCRIDRTLQHLVDPGNAVRELARVLEPGGLLLAYDNDWGSFTLAADDREITRAVLRSWCDSFPSGAVGRDLRNYFLDAGLEEIVVRPGVSLVEDFELADRIYDLRQSVRRMAADGTLDDTTGRKWLRELEQRSRRGRFFSSLTAYTVLGRKPPAGEQGT, from the coding sequence ATGCATGAAGAGTATCTCGCCTCGGGATTCGCCGATGTCGACGCGAGACCGAACGTCGAGACCTATACCGGTTGTCTGCGGATGCTGGACTCGCTCCCCTACTACCGCCGCTGCAAACGGCAAAGCTACGATCTTCTCCGGATAGGACCGGGGAGCACCATCCTCGACGCCGGCTGCGGTCTTGGGGACGACGTTTTCCGCATGGCCTCGCTGGCGGCCCCGGGCGGAAGCGTGATCGGGATCGATACCAGCGCGGATATGATCGTCCTGGCCCAATCCCGGAGCCGGGGGAAAAACGGGATATGTTTTTGCCGGGCCGACGCCGGCCGGATGCCTTTCTCGGACGGGTCCTTTTCCCGGTGCCGGATCGACCGCACCCTTCAGCACCTCGTCGACCCGGGAAACGCCGTTCGGGAGCTGGCTCGGGTTCTCGAACCCGGCGGCCTCCTCCTCGCCTACGACAACGATTGGGGAAGCTTTACCCTTGCCGCGGACGACCGAGAGATTACCCGCGCCGTGCTCCGGTCGTGGTGCGATTCGTTCCCGAGCGGGGCCGTGGGGAGAGATTTGAGGAACTATTTTCTCGATGCCGGGCTGGAAGAGATAGTCGTCCGGCCCGGGGTTTCGCTGGTTGAAGATTTCGAATTGGCCGACCGGATCTACGACCTTCGCCAAAGCGTCCGCCGGATGGCGGCGGACGGCACCCTCGACGACACCACCGGCCGGAAGTGGCTCCGGGAATTGGAACAACGTTCCCGCCGGGGCCGTTTTTTCTCCTCCCTGACCGCTTATACCGTCCTCGGGCGCAAGCCCCCGGCGGGGGAACAGGGGACATAG